The following proteins are co-located in the Verrucomicrobiota bacterium genome:
- a CDS encoding flavodoxin domain-containing protein, translating to MNGPEKAPFTDEQIAWLNNHLAKQFSQIAKQLASFPLSVGEEPKVPVTILWGSQTGNAEGLATQMATALSEGRFEPSVSEVANYDVANLSSEENLLVVTSTYGDGEPPDNAVDFVDALCTDTAPRVEGLRFSVLALGDSQYPDFCGAGKRIDQRLAELGGERLYERVDCDVDFDRPFEVWKKGVLDALGAGAATSKPRVAPAKKESFGKKRPFPAPILNNYDLNREGAFKSTHHIELSLNGSGLEYEAGDALGVYPVNDENVVDEIIAALSFDAEAEVPLPDGGEAPLREALLKNYEIRTLSKKLITVWQERSGSESLKSLIEEDSNEAWEEFFFGRDLVDLVIDYPANFHSVEEFVGVLKKLHPRLYSIASSPQAHPGEVHLTVGVVTYETYGRLRGGVCSTYLANRSNGSLPSVFVQPNKAFRPPANDDAPMIMVGPGTGIAPFRAFLEEREGRGAKGKNWLFFGNPHRATDYLYEESLEGWRENGLLSKLDLAFSRDQTEKVYVQHLMLESGAEIWEWLEEGGYFFVCGDALRMAKDVDKALHQIVQVYGGKSEDEAQHYIKILKKEKRYARDVY from the coding sequence ATGAACGGCCCAGAAAAGGCACCCTTTACCGATGAACAGATTGCTTGGCTCAATAACCACCTCGCCAAGCAATTTAGCCAGATTGCAAAACAGCTTGCTTCCTTTCCGCTTTCCGTTGGCGAGGAGCCGAAGGTTCCCGTGACCATTCTATGGGGTTCGCAGACGGGAAATGCAGAAGGACTCGCGACTCAGATGGCGACTGCATTATCGGAGGGTCGCTTTGAACCATCTGTAAGTGAGGTAGCCAATTACGATGTCGCAAATTTGTCTTCAGAGGAGAATCTTCTTGTGGTGACCAGCACCTACGGTGATGGCGAGCCACCCGACAATGCGGTTGATTTCGTCGATGCCCTTTGTACGGATACAGCGCCGCGAGTTGAGGGACTTCGATTCTCCGTCCTGGCTCTAGGCGATTCTCAATATCCTGACTTTTGCGGAGCCGGTAAGAGGATCGACCAACGTCTCGCCGAACTGGGAGGAGAGCGCTTGTATGAGCGCGTGGATTGCGACGTCGATTTTGATCGACCTTTCGAGGTTTGGAAGAAGGGGGTGTTGGACGCCCTTGGAGCAGGAGCTGCGACATCCAAGCCTCGGGTTGCTCCAGCGAAAAAGGAGTCTTTTGGAAAGAAGAGGCCGTTTCCTGCACCTATTCTCAACAACTATGACCTCAATCGGGAAGGTGCCTTCAAGTCCACTCACCACATTGAACTTTCACTCAATGGCTCCGGCCTCGAATACGAAGCTGGAGACGCGCTCGGCGTCTATCCGGTAAACGACGAGAATGTGGTCGATGAGATTATCGCTGCTCTATCTTTTGACGCCGAAGCTGAGGTGCCACTCCCTGACGGTGGAGAAGCGCCCTTGCGGGAAGCTCTGCTGAAGAACTACGAGATCCGAACCCTGAGCAAGAAGCTGATCACCGTTTGGCAGGAGCGTAGTGGTTCGGAATCGCTCAAGTCGCTGATCGAAGAAGACAGCAATGAGGCATGGGAAGAGTTCTTTTTTGGGCGTGACTTGGTTGATCTGGTTATCGACTATCCGGCGAATTTTCACAGTGTTGAGGAGTTTGTGGGCGTTTTGAAGAAACTGCACCCGCGGCTCTATTCAATTGCCTCTAGCCCGCAAGCTCACCCTGGAGAAGTTCATCTTACGGTGGGAGTGGTCACCTACGAGACATATGGTCGTTTGAGGGGAGGAGTCTGTTCGACCTATCTGGCGAACCGAAGCAATGGTTCTCTTCCGAGTGTCTTTGTGCAGCCCAACAAGGCTTTCCGTCCTCCCGCAAATGATGATGCCCCGATGATTATGGTCGGGCCGGGAACAGGGATCGCACCCTTCCGGGCCTTTCTGGAAGAGCGCGAGGGCAGGGGAGCGAAGGGGAAGAATTGGCTCTTCTTCGGGAACCCTCACCGCGCAACCGATTATCTCTACGAGGAGTCGTTGGAAGGTTGGAGGGAGAATGGTCTTTTAAGTAAGCTGGACCTCGCTTTTTCACGTGACCAGACAGAGAAGGTGTATGTGCAGCACCTCATGCTCGAAAGTGGAGCAGAGATCTGGGAGTGGTTGGAAGAGGGGGGCTACTTTTTTGTGTGCGGCGATGCTTTGCGAATGGCCAAGGATGTGGACAAAGCACTCCACCAGATCGTGCAGGTTTACGGAGGAAAATCGGAGGACGAGGCGCAGCACTACATCAAGATCCTCAAGAAGGAAAAACGCTACGCCCGCGACGTTTACTAA
- a CDS encoding Zn-dependent alcohol dehydrogenase, translating to MPIQAKAAISDGEGSFSIETIEVNPPKRGEVLVAIQASGLCHTDYDSLTWGFEHIMGHEGAGFVEAVGEGVDHVEVGDKVLLNWAIPCKDCFQCQNGKQNICEVNSQVTGKDKFEGMAHPEASIWKGKPVKRSFNIGTLSSHTVVKKEAVIPYTTEIPFTSACIIGCGVMTGYGSVVNSAKLAAGSSAVVLGTGGVGLNSIQGARISGAAKVIAIDVNEERLKMAKQFGATHTILASREDKRLMQASEKVKQLCGGRGADYAFECTGVPALGAAPLAMIRSAGTAVQVSGIEEEITIDMNLFEWDKVYINPLYGGAMPEFDFPKLLELYEHKQLKLDELITRTYLLEDLQKAIDDMMAGRNAKGVISFE from the coding sequence ATGCCTATCCAAGCAAAAGCAGCAATCTCCGATGGTGAGGGGTCCTTCTCCATAGAAACTATTGAGGTGAACCCGCCGAAGCGGGGTGAAGTCCTCGTTGCAATCCAGGCGTCTGGCCTTTGCCACACTGATTACGATTCCCTGACCTGGGGCTTTGAACACATCATGGGGCACGAAGGTGCGGGTTTTGTGGAAGCGGTGGGTGAGGGTGTCGACCATGTTGAGGTGGGTGACAAAGTCCTGCTGAACTGGGCGATTCCATGTAAGGATTGCTTCCAGTGCCAGAACGGCAAACAGAACATTTGTGAGGTAAACTCGCAGGTCACTGGCAAAGATAAATTCGAAGGCATGGCGCATCCAGAGGCCAGTATTTGGAAGGGCAAACCGGTGAAGCGCTCGTTCAACATCGGTACGCTCAGCAGCCACACGGTGGTGAAGAAGGAGGCTGTTATTCCGTATACTACTGAGATCCCGTTCACTTCGGCTTGTATCATAGGTTGCGGTGTAATGACTGGTTACGGTTCGGTTGTGAATTCTGCCAAGCTAGCTGCGGGGAGTAGCGCCGTTGTGCTCGGAACGGGTGGCGTGGGACTCAACTCGATTCAGGGAGCACGTATTTCCGGCGCGGCTAAGGTCATCGCGATCGATGTGAACGAGGAACGTCTCAAAATGGCCAAGCAGTTTGGTGCCACCCATACAATCCTCGCTTCGCGGGAGGACAAGAGGCTGATGCAAGCCTCGGAGAAAGTGAAGCAGCTTTGTGGTGGCCGTGGTGCAGACTACGCCTTCGAGTGCACGGGAGTACCTGCTCTTGGTGCTGCCCCACTAGCGATGATCCGCAGCGCTGGCACAGCGGTGCAGGTCTCAGGCATCGAAGAAGAAATTACGATCGATATGAACCTATTCGAGTGGGATAAGGTTTACATCAACCCGCTCTATGGTGGCGCGATGCCCGAATTCGACTTTCCGAAGCTGCTCGAACTCTACGAGCACAAACAACTCAAGCTCGATGAGCTGATTACCCGCACCTATCTCCTTGAGGACTTGCAAAAGGCCATCGACGACATGATGGCTGGCCGTAACGCAAAGGGTGTAATTTCTTTTGAATAA
- a CDS encoding alpha/beta hydrolase-fold protein, producing the protein MKDAKTSHFRTTEIGEFPCTRGTHKVVTVKSPALKARADLSIFVPEQAEGCIDLPVVTLLHGVYGSHWIWALTGKAHETLQDLVDEGEVSPMLLALPSDGLWGDGSGYVPHSRQDFDAWISQDVREAVSEITGNRSNTPHFIGGLSMGGFGALRLGAKYPERYKAFAGHSSITSIDQMSLFVEEPIEAYPEVKGIERNVLDAIMANRDRIGPFRFDCGVDDPLIEHNRTLSRALDDAGVEFTYEEFPGGHEWPYWEEHVVSTFKFFAAQL; encoded by the coding sequence ATGAAAGATGCGAAGACATCCCATTTCCGCACGACTGAGATCGGTGAATTTCCCTGTACTCGCGGCACTCATAAGGTGGTCACGGTCAAAAGTCCGGCCCTCAAAGCGAGGGCAGATCTTTCCATTTTCGTTCCTGAGCAAGCCGAAGGTTGCATCGACCTTCCGGTCGTCACTCTTCTGCACGGCGTTTATGGAAGCCACTGGATCTGGGCTTTGACGGGCAAAGCCCACGAGACTCTACAGGACCTAGTCGATGAGGGTGAAGTGTCACCGATGCTACTGGCTTTACCCTCTGACGGACTCTGGGGCGACGGCAGTGGCTATGTTCCTCATTCCAGGCAGGATTTTGATGCGTGGATCTCGCAAGATGTGCGGGAAGCGGTCAGTGAAATTACGGGCAACCGTAGTAATACACCGCACTTCATCGGCGGTCTTTCGATGGGAGGCTTCGGTGCTTTGCGCCTCGGGGCAAAGTACCCCGAGCGGTACAAAGCCTTCGCCGGGCATTCCTCCATCACGTCGATTGATCAAATGTCACTCTTTGTTGAGGAGCCGATTGAAGCCTATCCGGAAGTCAAGGGTATTGAACGAAACGTTTTGGACGCGATCATGGCCAACCGCGACCGTATTGGCCCTTTCCGTTTTGACTGTGGGGTAGATGACCCGCTCATCGAACACAACCGAACGCTGTCGAGGGCACTAGATGACGCGGGCGTGGAATTTACCTACGAGGAATTTCCCGGTGGCCACGAGTGGCCCTATTGGGAAGAGCATGTGGTAAGTACCTTCAAGTTCTTTGCAGCGCAGCTGTAG
- a CDS encoding VPGUxxT family thioredoxin-like (seleno)protein, type 2, giving the protein MQRILTLTFSLFVAAGTLVAEKHPELGDVEWLRNYDQAVKESAESEKPLLILFQEVPGCEGCVIFGQDTLSHPLVVDAIENDFVPLAIRNNISTGHDREILERFEEPAWNYQVMRFLDTKGGDIIPRKDRVWSIAGTAERMIQALEVAKRPVPDYLHSIVLSQPEAPLKTAVFSMYCFWDGEAKLGGIEGVAETEAGWLDGREVVRLRFDPAVIAWPELVRTAQSHGCAKHVYAPDAESLRETPAAINSHAELLIPKAYRKALASDQKRHLQFSSLKNLPLNPVQLTKVNAALANKDQAAIERWLSPSQRKSLQ; this is encoded by the coding sequence ATGCAACGAATCTTGACCCTTACCTTTTCACTGTTTGTCGCAGCGGGAACACTCGTCGCGGAAAAACACCCGGAACTTGGCGACGTCGAGTGGCTCCGAAATTACGATCAGGCTGTCAAGGAGTCTGCTGAAAGCGAAAAGCCTCTCCTTATTCTCTTTCAGGAGGTGCCCGGGTGTGAGGGCTGCGTGATCTTTGGGCAGGACACGCTTTCTCACCCGCTCGTTGTCGATGCGATTGAGAATGACTTTGTGCCTCTGGCCATCCGAAACAATATCTCTACCGGTCATGATCGGGAAATCCTCGAGCGATTCGAGGAGCCCGCTTGGAACTATCAGGTCATGCGCTTTCTTGATACCAAGGGTGGTGACATCATTCCGCGAAAAGATCGTGTTTGGTCCATCGCGGGAACTGCCGAACGCATGATCCAAGCGTTGGAAGTAGCGAAACGACCGGTTCCTGATTACCTGCACTCCATCGTTTTGTCTCAGCCAGAGGCCCCTCTCAAGACAGCTGTTTTCAGCATGTATTGTTTCTGGGACGGGGAGGCCAAACTGGGCGGTATCGAGGGCGTTGCGGAGACTGAAGCAGGTTGGCTTGACGGCCGAGAAGTTGTTCGCCTTCGTTTCGATCCTGCAGTGATCGCCTGGCCGGAGCTGGTGCGAACTGCCCAATCCCATGGCTGTGCTAAGCACGTCTATGCACCTGACGCGGAATCGCTTAGGGAAACTCCTGCAGCCATAAATTCTCACGCTGAGCTCCTGATACCCAAGGCATACCGCAAAGCTCTCGCAAGCGATCAGAAGCGCCACTTGCAGTTTTCCAGCCTGAAAAACCTTCCTCTGAACCCAGTCCAGCTTACGAAGGTCAACGCCGCTCTTGCCAACAAGGATCAGGCCGCGATTGAGAGATGGCTCAGCCCAAGCCAGCGCAAGAGTTTGCAGTAA